The following is a genomic window from Oscillospiraceae bacterium.
GCCAAAGACTAAGTCCAAAGCCCCCAGCGGGCTGAACAGATTACTGATAAAACAGCCTAAAATCAGAGCATAGCAGTAATCTTTCTTAAAAAAGCACAGCAAGGTAAGCACCTCAGAGATGCGAAATTGCAAAGCTCCGTAAGAAAGGGGCGCAATTACCAGGGTTAATGCCACATAGAGTGCAGCGGTGACACATATGCGTAAAAATGCGGTCAGATTGGATTTTTTCATCATAAATTCTCCCTTGTTTTTTAATAGAGGAAAGTCCTCCGAAGATGGTTAGCAAGAGTAACATCTTTCTATGAAAAAGTATAGCACACAGGCAGTTTTTTGTCAATTCATTTTCTCTGAATTTTGAAAAAAGAAAGAGGAGAACTGCGCTATTCTCCCCGACTGGCATACTTCTGTTTTGTGGCAAGACCACCGCGAATGTGCCGTTCTGCTTTGTTTTGGTTTAAGATTTCCCGCACTTGGTCGTAACGGTCGGGATCTAATTTTTGCAGCCGAACTGCCACGTCCTTATGTACCGTAGACTTGGAAATTCCAAAGTTTTTGGCAGCTTTACGTACTGTGGAGCGGTTTTCGATGATATAATCCGCAAACAGAATTACCCGTTTGTCAATATCGTAGAATATGTCCAAAAAAATCACCTCTCAGATTTGTATCAAGTATGTGGATTGATACAATATATGAGAGGTGTTGTTGTTTTATTCTCTAAACCGCGGAATCGGAATTCTTTGGTTGAGCGGGAAATCGGATAATCACACGGGTGAACGCTCCTTTTTCACTTTCAAAACGAATAGAGCTTTCCGCTCCGTATACCAGCTTCATTCGTTTTAATGAATTGGTGATTCCGATATGCTTTTTCTCTTGGGTACCGTTGTTTAAAATCATCAGTTTTTCGGGTGTGATTCCATAGCCGTTATCATAAATTTCGGTAACCACAAAGCCTTTTTCTTTTCGCATGGAAATTTTGATTTCACAGTCTTTTCTTGCACCTGAAAGTCCGTGCACTACCGAATTTTCCACAAACGTATGAAAAAATTGGGGCGGAATAAGCAGGTTTAGCAAATCAGGTTCAATTTCGGTTGATAGAGGATATTTCTTCTCGTGAGAAAGTTCGTTGATAAACAGGTATTTGCGAATGGTTTCAATTTCATCTGAAACGGGAATAAATTTACGGTCTTTCTTTAAAATTTCCCGATAATAAAGGGCCATGTTATCTACTAGGCTGAGAATTTTTTCATTTTTGATGCGGTAAGCATCCAATCGGATGGCAGACAGGGAATTATAGAGCATATGGGGGTCCAATTGCATGGAAAGACGTTCCATTTCCAGATGTTTGTTTTCCAGTTCTGCATTTTTAACGGCATCGTGATAAGCTTTCAAATCGCCGGACAATCGGTGCAGAATTTCTTTAATGGTGTTTAATTCGTGCAAATTATATTCCGTGCGGAAAAATTCGCTGTCGTAAAGCAAATCTTCGCCGTCCAGCTGACTCATAAATTGTTGAATTTCCTGAAGGGCTTTTCGAGCGGTTGTTCTGGAGATAACAATAATTAAAATCGCCAGCACCGCTAAAATGGCAACCCATGTACTTATGACCCTAAGGCAGCTTTTATTTAGTTCTTGTTTGGGAATTTTCATGACGCAGGAAAGGTTTGCGTTGATGGGAGAAGATAAATAATCCCCTGTATTTTGCACCTTTTCGTCGGAGGAAAACACAATTTCCACCGGATGGCTAAACACATTGGTGTTTTGCAGCATAATCCGATAACGCAGAATATTTCCGGGGTTTCTGGGCATTCGCCGATACATGGTGACTCGTGTCATATTTCCGTTCATTTTTTCAATAGTCTGGTCAAAAATAATATCCGATTTTTCCTGTTCAAAGGCCTGGCAAATGGTATAGTATTTGGGCAGTTTGGAAACGTTGGAATACCAAGGGGATTCAAAAATGGCTACGTTTGGCGTGAAAATAACAGGACTGTTCTGATTACCGGAAGCGGAAAGCAGAATTTCCTTGGAATATTCCAGCATTTCTATCATTTCGCTGGTGGAGTAACTGCTTCGTTTTAAGGCGCTGCTCAGGTAAGAAGATTGCACAATGTGTTCCGAGTGGATTAACGCCTGATGGCAGGATTCTTTCAGGGTATCAGTGTATAAACTGAGTGTGTCCTGCAATTCCCGTAATTCGGAATGGTAGGTGTTATATGTCGCTGATACCAAGAAATATGCCCAGATAAGCAACACAAAAAAACCGATAACGCGGATGTTACCGTATAAAATCTGTTCCAGTAAACTTTTGCGTATCGGTTTTTTCATAGATTTTTACCTCAGTTTTCGGGAGTTTTCTGATTAGACTGCTGATACTCCCTGGGGGTGATGCCATTATATTTGGCAAACACGGTTTTAAAGTAATCATAGTCGCTGTAGCCCACTTTGTATGCAATCTGTGTCAGGTTCATTTTGCTGGTGGATAAAAGTTTTTTTGCTTCTTCCATACGAACGGAGAGCAGATAGTCATAAATGGTGATACCAAGCTCTTTTTTAAACACATTTCGTAAGTGAGAATAACTTACAAACAGCTGAGATGCAATTTCTTCAATGGAAGAAATGGTGGAGAAATTCTTGTGAATATAGTTAATGGTTTTCTGTACCAGTGCAAACTGGGATTTCCCTTTGTAATTCTTCAGATATTCTCCGGTTAATGTGAGGATATTTCTGAGCCAGATTAAAAAGTGTTCCGGATCGGAAAAACGATTGATTTTGTGGTAAGAAAGGTCGGTTCTGCCCACAATTTGCGCAATATCGATTCCGTTTTTCAACAGCACGGACTGAATGGACGAAACCGTGGATAAATACAGCTCTTTGAGCAGAGTTTCGTCATATTCCGGCTCCGTAAAATTAAAGGTTTTAATAAACTGACTGATTTCCGTAGCGCTCACATCCGCTCTGACCAGATTAGATACCGTTTCGTTATAGGCAATAAAATTAAAGGAAACGTTTTTCACCGAGATATCAGAGTAGGCAATGTAATCGGAACGAATCAGCTCCAGATTGGTTTTTAAGGCTGAATCTGCCTGCTTTTGCAGCGATTTTAATTCAAACAGATTACCGCCGGTATCGGAAGCACCTGCTTTTACGGTAACCGCATAGCGGTCAAACAAATCTTTGATCTTGTTGCACATTACGCTGCGGATCGTGTCCTGAAAGTTATTGTTTTTCTCGCTCATAAAGAGAATGAGCATTGTGTCAGTTCCTTCCGGCAGAATCACAGGAACGATGCCGCGGTTTTGCAGGTCTGAAAATTCTTTTAAATCCCGATAAGTGGAGAATACATCCTCCTCTGCTTCCAAGAACTTTGCTTTTACCAGAATAAAATGCTTGAAATTCTGCAGAAGAAGGGTGGGGGCAGCTTCATATAAACGGGAAGCTTCCAAGGTGTCTGCAGAAAGCAGACGGTAAATATAATTTTCCCGTCCAAGCTGCAAACTGTTGGCGGTTTCCGTGTTTTTTGCGGCTCTGCTGATTGCTTTTTGGATGGCATTTTTCAGTTCTTCCGGGATGATTGGCTTCATCAGATATGCCAGCACTTCATTTTCAATGGCACATCTGAAATATTCCACATCATCATAACAGCTAATATAGATAAATTGCGGGTCAATTCCCATAGCACGGATTTGCTTGGTTAGTTCCATCCCGTTAATTTCAGGCATAGAAATATCGGTGATTACCACATCAGGCTTGAATTCTTTGCAGATTTCCAGCGCTTCGTAACCACTTTGGGAAATTTTGATGCCGCTGATATTAAATTCTTCCGGCTCAATATAGCTGAGCAAACTTTGCAGATGGACATAATTGTCATCTACAAGCAATATTTTATACATAGAGATACCTCGCGCCGCTCTTTTTAAAAATGCGGATGTATTGAAGGGTCGGCAGTGGTTTCCTTACATGGATTTAGATTAGATTTTTCAATTCTTGATTGATTCTTTCGCGGTAGCGAAGAATGTAATCACCAAAATAGGGGAAACTGTCAAAACGAATTTCCTGACCGGCAATTTCTTCAATCAAATTTACAACATATTCTTTGCCTTTGTAGCTTGCTAAAAGGTGCATAGCGGCATAATCCTGAATCCCGTCTTTGAACACTTTCAAGCGGATACTTTCCACCACTTCATCACCGTAGGGATACACGCTGAAGGCATCTCCTGCAGGGAATGCTCCGCCGGAATCCACGGTTTCAAAGGGATTGATTACCCCTTTGGACAAAATGGAATAGAAATAGTTAAAGCCCCAATGCAAAAAGCCCACGCAGTCATATTTAAACATCTGGGTTCCCATAATTCTGTTTCTGGGAGAAGGCTGGGATAAGAATCGGTTGGACACATCCTTTGCCTGAGCGGAACAGTAGTAAACCCAACGGTTTTTGATATCTTCTTTTAAGAATTTTTCAATATGGTCGCTGGCGGGAACAGGAGTGTTAATCAGACCTTCTTTGTAAAAATCAATGTCGGAAAGAGCGTCCAGCATCTTAAATCCTTCGGTGTATGGAGCAATCAGTTCTTTTGCATATTTATACGTTTCTAAATGTCCTAAACTTAAGAAGGGTTCATCGGATACGTGGAAATAAACTTTATCCTGAACACCTTTTGCTTTTAAGAAAGCAACCAGCTCAGGCATCATTGCATCAATGAATTCTTTGTATTCGGGAGTTTTGGCTTCCATATGCCAGCCAAAGCGTTTTTCCTCCTTGCCGTCTGCCATTACAACGATTTTGGGAGTATGAACTGCACCCCACTGGGTAAACAGATGGCTCATTTCAAAATATTGCACACCGTTTTTTAAGCAGATGTCAATCCACTTATCCAGCTTATCAAATTTGAAGGAATATTTGCCGTTATCACAGAAACAATCTACCAACTGAACGGTTTTTCTTTCGGATAAATATGCAGTATCAAGTGGGGGAGTGAAGAGGGGGGTCAAGAGCATATTGATGCCGTTATCCACCGCCACACGGATATATTTTTCAATCATTTCCCAATGTTTGTCGGAGAAGATTTCACAGCCATGCAAATCAGCGATACAGTCGCAGTGGAACCACTGAGTGAAGATCATTTCCTGTTTGGGAAGTTTCACATCGATTACTTCCAGCTCGAAAACAGAGGAGGTTTTGTAATCATCGTCAGGGTCGGTGCCTTCCAACACAACTTCAATGGGATACACACCGGGTTTGCAATCTTCAGGCACTCGCACGCTTACCCACAGGGCATGCCATTTGTGGCATACAGCGTAAACGGGATTTTCTTCGTCAATCGGCATTAACGGGTCGGGATACATGCCGGCATTCAAAGAGTAATAGCCTGCATCATATTTGGGCGGAAATGCAGCCAGTTCCACCGGCACATTTCTCACTTTTCTCACAGTTACATAGGGAGCCAGCTCAGAATTTACGCTAACTTTCAAATCGCTTCTTCCTGCCCACCAGTCTGCTTTGAATACTTTGGTAAAGGCAATCTGATAAGAATATTCTTCTCCTTTTAAAGCGGAGCCTTCCCGGATGGCATCCAAGGTGGGCTCTTTGTCAAAAAACACTTTTTCCAGCGAAGAAACCTGTTTCAATTTCAATTCATAATTTGCCATAATTTTCAATCCTTTCGGCATGGTTATTGCCAATCTCTTCCTTTGCTGAAGACGGGCAATAATATCTCAGCATTAGTATAGTTTATCTTCTTAATTTTGTAAACCTAAAATTTGCTTTTTTACCACCCCTAAAATTTGCTTTTATTAGCTTGCGGTTTGCTTCTGGTTTTTTTGCATAAAAAATTGCTGAAAAAAAACAGCGCAAGACACCTGAAATTCCCAAAAATTTACAAAAAGCAGGTGATTTGAGTCAACATACACCGAATTTCTGCTAAAATTTGGGATGTTTTACGAAAAAAAGCATATTTTAGAGCACAAAAAAAGCAGATTATGGGTTCCCAAAAACTGTTTTTTTTTGTATAATATAGACAAAATAAGATACTTGGGTTCGACCAAAAACTACAATTTCTGAACGAACCGATTCCCAAGCAGTGTTTTCTGAGATGACAACACTATCGGGCAGGACAACGTCAATCCCTATAAAAAGGGTGAGCTTTGTCCATTTTGTCGTCTGCGAAAAGTGTTTGGGGGGAGGCGGTTCGAAAATTGAAGTGCGGAAGAATCCGCGTGTTCCAAAACGCAAAAAAATCATTAAAGTAAGGTGGAATGAGAGAAAAATGAAAAATGTAATGGAACAAGGAAATGAACAAGTTCTGAAACAGGCAACCTCTTCCGAAGTAATTCCGGAAGAAACTACTGCAGAAGTTGTTTCATCGGTGCCTACGGCTCCGGCGAAAAAGAAGAAAAAAGGTTTCTTCTTCAATCTCTGGAAATTCAGTGGTGCGTACTTAATGATTCTGCCGGCAATTATAGTGACAATTATTTTCTCCTATTTGCCGATGTATGGTATCATCATGGCATTCAAGAATTTCGACCCTGTGCAGGGGATCTTCGGCTCTCCCTGGGCTGCCAACTACGGCTTTGAACACTTTATCAATATCTTTAGAGATCCTGATATGCTCAAAGCGGTAAAAAACACCGTCGTATTCGGTTTGGTTATTTTATTCGGCGGTTATCCCTTCCCGATTATCTTAGCTTTGATGTTCAATGAAATCAGAAGCAAGTGGTTCAAAAAAGTTTCGCAGACCATTGCGTACTTCCCCCACTTCTTATCCTGGATTTCCGTAATCGGTTTGTTATATACCTTCCTGGCAAAAGAAGGTCCCTTTAACCAGTTGATGGGCTCTTTGATAGATGGATGGGTTCCCACCAACCCCTTGATGAAATCTGAATACTTCTTAGCCATTATGTTCTTCTCACATCTCTGGAAGAGCGTTGGTTACTCCTCCGTTGTATTCCTTGCAGCGATTACCGGTATTGACCCCGGTCTTTACGAAGCAGCAAGTATTGACGGCTGCGGCAAGTGGAAACAGATTTGGCACATTACACTTCCTTGTATCAAACCCACCATGGTAATCATTTTGATTATGTCTTTGGGCGGTTTGATAAACGTAAACTTTGAACAGGTATTCGGTATGCAGAATGCATTCACCCAGGCAGATAACGAAGTTATCGGTACTATCGTATATCGTCGTGGTATTATGGGTGGTGACTATTCACAGACCACAGCGTTCGGTTTATTCCAGGGTCTGGTTAGCTTATTCTTAGTTACTACCGCAAACTGGGTTTCTAAGAAAGTAACCGATCAGAGTATTTGGTAAGGAGGAGTATCAATAGACATGAAAAGAAGTTTAGGTGAAAAAGTCTTCACAGTTATTAACACTATCATTATGATACTCATCTGCGTCATCTCTGTTTATCCGTACTTGAATCAGGTAGCGATTTCTTTAAACGATGGTAGAGATGCAATGGCAGGTGGTATCACCATTTTCCCCAGAAAATTTACTTGGGAAAACTACACTACCCTGTTTTCTGATCCTTCATTTGTACAGGCAGCGAAAATTTCCGTACTGAGAGTTCTCTGTGCAACCTCTTTGGCGCTTTTAGTAACCTACGCTGCAGCGTACGGTTTGACCAGAAAAGGCTTACCTTACAGAAAATTCTTAACCTTATTCTTAATGTTACCCGGTTATATCCCCGTTGGTACCATTCCCAACTACATTAACATCAGTAATTTGGGACTTTTGGATAATTTCTGGGTATATATCCTTCCCAGTTTGTTCGGCTTCTATAATATGATTATTATCCGTTCTTATCTTCAGGAGCTACCTCCCGAAATGGAAGAAAGTGCGAAGATTGACGGTGCGAACGACTTGACCATTATGTTCCGTATTATCTTCCCCATGACCTTACCGGTTGTTGCCTGCGTAGCACTGTGGGTATCCGTTGGTGCATGGAATGACTGGACAACTACCTTGATCTATGTTACCGAACCTGATTTACATACTCTGCAGTATTTAATGATGCGTCTGGTAAAAGAAGCAGAAACCGCGAGCAAGATGTCTCAGCAGACTGCTATGAGTAAAGGTCAGGTTGTGCCCACGGTTACCGGTGATACCGTAAAAGCAGCAACCTTGATTGTTACAACCTTACCGATTCTGATGGTATATCCTTTCCTGCAGAAATACTTCATCAAAGGTATCAACATCGGTGCAGTAAAAGGATAAAACAAGCCGAAAAATCTCTATACTATTATATATTATATATAGGACAGATTTTTCAACTGTTATTTTGTAAAAATAAAATACATATAAAAAGGAGAAAACATTATGAAAACCATGAAACGAGTTCTCGCGTTGCTTTTAGTAGCAACCATGGCGTTCTCTCTTGGTGCATGTGGCAAAAAGAAGAGAGAATCTGCCGAAGTAAAATTTGATGCAAACGGCGATTACGTTGTTCCGGACAGAGTTCTGGAAATCGTAGGCTGGAACACTCAGGGTACTGACTACGCTATGGGCGCAGACCTGGGCTTCACCGACTTAACAGCAGATTGGCTGGAAGCAAAAACCAACGTTGTTTACAAAAACATCTATGGTAATGACAACGGTTCCTGGGATGCTAAGCTGACCAGACTGGTAACCGGTAAAAATATGCCCGACGTTGTGTTCTGTGGCGCTTTCCAGGGTCCTGCACACTTCAACAAATTAGACGAAATGAACGTTCTGTATCACTTAACTCCCGAAATGATTCAGAAAGTAGCTCCCAACCTGTGGGCAAGAACTCCCAAGGACTGCTGGGATGCTTTCACCGTAACCAAAGATGGCGAAACCTACATCACCGGTATTCCTTACAACATTCATGTAAGCTATGATGAACCCTTCTTAGCAGAAACTGATGAATTCACTCCTTACACTCAGGAAGAAGTTGATTACATCAGAGAAACTCAGTTAAAATACGAAACTGACGTTACCTTCTTATCCACCCAGTGCTTATACATCCGTGACGATATTTTAAAAGATTTCTTCCCCGAAGCAAAAACCTATGATGAACTGGTAGAAATCTTAGAAGAAACCAATGCTCCTTTAGGCGATGTTATGCTGGACGTTCCGATCTACTCTACCGAAGAATTAGTAGATTTCATGTATGCTATTCAGGCGAAAAACTATAAAGTAGACGGTAAAACCGTATATCCCTTCGGTTACAACGGTGGCGATAACTGGTTAGCATTATCTCAGTTCGGTTCCGAATTAATGGGTTACAAAAACCACAACTATTCCGGTACCATCAACTATGAAACCAAACGTTATGAATTATTCTTACTGTCTGACATCGTGAAAGAATCTGCAAGATTGCAGAATCAGATGTTAAACGATGAAGTTATTGAATCTGAATCCTTAGCACAGCCCACCAACTTATATCAGGAAAAAGTTATGAACGGTCAGTATGCAATTGCTGCTGTTAACACCTTCAACCAGGTTGGTAACTTAAATGACCAGCTGGAAGAAATGGGCAAACCTTTCAGATATCGTCCTTTCATTATGCAGATCCCCAACGATCCCAGATATCCTGCATTTACCGAAAAATCCATGTGGATGAACTCCTTGGCTCTGACCACCACTATGGAAGAAGGCGATGTTTATCAGTACTTAAACTGGATTGACACTCAGTACACCAGCGAATGGGAAGAAATCGCTTCTTGGGGTCCCCAGGATATGGCTAAAGATATTTGGCACGAAGAAAATGATCCGGAAACCGGCAGAACCATCAGAAAATTCAATGACGAAAGATTCAACCAGTATTTCTTAGAAGGCGATACCAACGCATTAGATGATGGTGAAACCTTAGGTTTTGGTGATACCTCCGGTTCCGAATTCCCTGTTTATGTATTAAACACTACCAAATTCCAACCTTTAATCTACAATAGAGCACACTACTATGGCGAAACCGGTGATGGCGGCTTCAGATTCCCGCCTGAAAGCGAACACGTTAAAAACGTTGTAGCATATCCGCCCACTCAGATTTGGGCTTCTATCTACGCTGATATTCCTGAAGTTATTGAATACTGGTCTACCAGAGAACAGTGGGAATCCAAAACTCGTATCGCTTTAGGTGCAAAACCCGGCGAATTCGAAGCTAGATGGGCTGAACTGGAAGAAACCATGAAAGGTATCGTTGATATCGAAGCTATGGAAGATGCTTGTACCAAAGCTGCAACTCCTTACATGGAAGACTTAGGAATGCTGGACTAATTTCTGAAAGCATCCTGGAATTCCAGATGATAAGCTGACGTATCAGCAAATGCGATATTGTTACACAACAGAAAATATGAGGAAGAATTTATGAAGTTAATGAAAAAATCTTTTTGCCTGCTTTTGGCATTGATGATGCTGTTCGGCATGTCCATCATGGCAGAAGCAGAAGAGGCAACTCCCTTTAAACAGCATAATCTTCCGGGCACAATCAATATGGCAGACTTCGACTTGGGTGGTCCCGGTGTGGGCCACTCAAGAATGAATGGTCAGCCGGAATCCTATGCACAGAAGTATCGTGATGATGCTACATTGAACTTCTACACAAGCCCGGTTCTCCATATGGGTTCTATGCCTCCCATGTGGTATCAGTATACCGTAAATGTTACCAAAGCAGGTACTTATGATATCTATGCAAGTGCAGCTGCAATGTACTCTCCCACCTTCGTTGTTAGTGTTGACGGTGTGGTAGCCGGAGAGGGCTCTGTTCCCGGTAGCGGAAACTGGTCTAACTTCTGGAGTGCAAAAGTTGCTTCTGCTGATATGACCGTGGGTAAACACGTGATTACCCTGGAACATAAAGGCGCAGGTGCTAACATTTACGAATTAAAATTCGAATATATGGGCGAACCTTCCAAAATCGACTTAGCTCCCACCGAAGGTGCATACCGTTTTCACTATCTGCCCACCAGAATTCAGGCAGAAGATTATGACGTAGATAATTTCTACAGCTTAGACGGTGAGAATGTTGGCGGTGAATACAGAAAAGATGACCCCATGGACACCGAAACCGACGAGTATGAGGAAGAATATCCCGACGGTTCCTGGGAAGAATTCGAAAGAACAACCGTAAACCTGAAACCGAAGGAATTTGTTACCTACACCGTTAAGGTTGAAAATGCAGGTGCCTATTCCTTACAGTTCAATGCAACTAAAAACAGTACTGTAACTGCTTACTTAAATGACATTGAATTAGGTATGGCTGATTTTACAGCAACCAATTATCGTGACACTTATGAAGCTGCAACTGTTTGGTTGGATAAAGGTGAATACAAACTGAAACTGGTTTGCCCTTCCAAGAGTGCAGCCATCGACTATATCGATTTCGTTGAAACTGATAAAGAAAGCTACACACTGGCAGACTTTATCAAACCGGAAGAAGATACTACCGAAGAAGAAAAGATTCTGGCAAATGTTTACAAAGACATTTATGTAGCTCCTAACGGAAGCGATGAAAACGACGGTTCTAAAGCTGCTCCTTTTGCAACCTGGCAGAGAGCAAACGAAGAAGTTGCAAAATTTAATAAAGATATGACCGGCGATATCGTGGTTCATTTTGCAGGCGGTAACTATCCCGTGAAAGAAATGATGACCATGGACGAAAAAATTAGCGGTTTCAATGGTTATAAAGTAATCTACAAAGGCGACGATCTGTTAAATCCCCCCGTATTCAACGGTGGTACTCAGATTACCGGATGGCAGCCTCAGGAAGGCACTCCCTTCTGGGTTGCTGATGCAAGCCATGTGGAAGATACCAGAAATATGTATGTGAATGAATTTCCTGCAGTTCTGGCAAAGAGCCGTTACAGATATCAGCCCAGTGAATTATATAAAATTGATGGAAGCAAATATGATTCCGACGGTTTTGTTGTTCCCTTGAGCAATTTCCCGAAAAAACTGACTCATCCGGAAGATATGATGATTGTTTGGCCTGTTCTTTGGACCACCTCCAGAACTCCGGTTGAATCCGCATTCTATTCTGACACTTCGGTTACCTTTAAAATGACACAACCCGTGTGGACCTGTGCAACCAGCTTAGGCGGTGCCGGTCACTTGAATGTTGACCCCTCTGATACTTTCTACCTGGAAAATGCAATTGAATTGCTGGATGAACCCGGTGAATTCTTCTTTGATAAATATGACAAGAAGATTTACTACTATCCCTACCAGGAAGAAGATATGACCACTGCAGACGTTTGGGTTTCCACCACCGAAAAACTGCTCAATATGTCCGGTAGCTCCTTGATGACCAAGGTGCAGAACGTGGAATTTAATAACTTAAGATTCCAGTACGGTGCATGGAACGAGCTTTCTGAAACCGGTTTGAAAGAAAACCAGACTGACCAGTTGATTGTTGCAAGCACCAACGATGCAGTTTGGCATAGAGAAGTTATGAAACCTGCACAGGTTACTATCGAATGTGCGCAGTATATTGACATTAAAAACTGCGAATTTGTAAACTTAGGTTCTAACTGTCTGAATATGACCAATGGTATTTTAAATGCAAATATTGTTGGTAACTTATTTAGAGACAGTGCTGCAACCGGTTTGGTTGCTGGTAACTGGAACCACAAGGTTGAACTTTCCGATGATCAGGAAAGATGTGAATACATCAATATTTCCAACAACTTATTCCATCGTGTGGCTTATGAACACTGTGGTTCTGCCGCAATGGCAGTTTACTATCCCGCACACGCTACCATTGAACACAATGACGTTCGTGACGTTCCCTACACCGGTATCTCCGTTGGTTGGGGCTGGGGTGCATGGAACCCGCCGGAAGTAAAAGATATCCACGTGTTATCCAACTACGTGGAAAACGTTACTTCTCAGAACTATGACGGTGCTCACATCTACACCTTAGGTAGAATGGAAGACTCTACCATTAAATACAATCACTTAGTAAAATCCGGGGATACCCGTGGCGGTATTTACTTGGATGAAGCAAGTGCAGCGATCACCGTTGAAGAAAACGTTGTTCAGCGTGCAGCAAACCCCATCTTTGCACGTGCCGGCGCAATCATCAGAGATATTTATGCAAACAATAACTATGTTGATACCGATTA
Proteins encoded in this region:
- the spoIIID gene encoding sporulation transcriptional regulator SpoIIID — translated: MFYDIDKRVILFADYIIENRSTVRKAAKNFGISKSTVHKDVAVRLQKLDPDRYDQVREILNQNKAERHIRGGLATKQKYASRGE
- a CDS encoding response regulator, coding for MYKILLVDDNYVHLQSLLSYIEPEEFNISGIKISQSGYEALEICKEFKPDVVITDISMPEINGMELTKQIRAMGIDPQFIYISCYDDVEYFRCAIENEVLAYLMKPIIPEELKNAIQKAISRAAKNTETANSLQLGRENYIYRLLSADTLEASRLYEAAPTLLLQNFKHFILVKAKFLEAEEDVFSTYRDLKEFSDLQNRGIVPVILPEGTDTMLILFMSEKNNNFQDTIRSVMCNKIKDLFDRYAVTVKAGASDTGGNLFELKSLQKQADSALKTNLELIRSDYIAYSDISVKNVSFNFIAYNETVSNLVRADVSATEISQFIKTFNFTEPEYDETLLKELYLSTVSSIQSVLLKNGIDIAQIVGRTDLSYHKINRFSDPEHFLIWLRNILTLTGEYLKNYKGKSQFALVQKTINYIHKNFSTISSIEEIASQLFVSYSHLRNVFKKELGITIYDYLLSVRMEEAKKLLSTSKMNLTQIAYKVGYSDYDYFKTVFAKYNGITPREYQQSNQKTPEN
- a CDS encoding DUF4091 domain-containing protein, with product MPKGLKIMANYELKLKQVSSLEKVFFDKEPTLDAIREGSALKGEEYSYQIAFTKVFKADWWAGRSDLKVSVNSELAPYVTVRKVRNVPVELAAFPPKYDAGYYSLNAGMYPDPLMPIDEENPVYAVCHKWHALWVSVRVPEDCKPGVYPIEVVLEGTDPDDDYKTSSVFELEVIDVKLPKQEMIFTQWFHCDCIADLHGCEIFSDKHWEMIEKYIRVAVDNGINMLLTPLFTPPLDTAYLSERKTVQLVDCFCDNGKYSFKFDKLDKWIDICLKNGVQYFEMSHLFTQWGAVHTPKIVVMADGKEEKRFGWHMEAKTPEYKEFIDAMMPELVAFLKAKGVQDKVYFHVSDEPFLSLGHLETYKYAKELIAPYTEGFKMLDALSDIDFYKEGLINTPVPASDHIEKFLKEDIKNRWVYYCSAQAKDVSNRFLSQPSPRNRIMGTQMFKYDCVGFLHWGFNYFYSILSKGVINPFETVDSGGAFPAGDAFSVYPYGDEVVESIRLKVFKDGIQDYAAMHLLASYKGKEYVVNLIEEIAGQEIRFDSFPYFGDYILRYRERINQELKNLI
- a CDS encoding sugar ABC transporter permease, encoding MTTLSGRTTSIPIKRVSFVHFVVCEKCLGGGGSKIEVRKNPRVPKRKKIIKVRWNERKMKNVMEQGNEQVLKQATSSEVIPEETTAEVVSSVPTAPAKKKKKGFFFNLWKFSGAYLMILPAIIVTIIFSYLPMYGIIMAFKNFDPVQGIFGSPWAANYGFEHFINIFRDPDMLKAVKNTVVFGLVILFGGYPFPIILALMFNEIRSKWFKKVSQTIAYFPHFLSWISVIGLLYTFLAKEGPFNQLMGSLIDGWVPTNPLMKSEYFLAIMFFSHLWKSVGYSSVVFLAAITGIDPGLYEAASIDGCGKWKQIWHITLPCIKPTMVIILIMSLGGLINVNFEQVFGMQNAFTQADNEVIGTIVYRRGIMGGDYSQTTAFGLFQGLVSLFLVTTANWVSKKVTDQSIW
- a CDS encoding carbohydrate ABC transporter permease translates to MKRSLGEKVFTVINTIIMILICVISVYPYLNQVAISLNDGRDAMAGGITIFPRKFTWENYTTLFSDPSFVQAAKISVLRVLCATSLALLVTYAAAYGLTRKGLPYRKFLTLFLMLPGYIPVGTIPNYINISNLGLLDNFWVYILPSLFGFYNMIIIRSYLQELPPEMEESAKIDGANDLTIMFRIIFPMTLPVVACVALWVSVGAWNDWTTTLIYVTEPDLHTLQYLMMRLVKEAETASKMSQQTAMSKGQVVPTVTGDTVKAATLIVTTLPILMVYPFLQKYFIKGINIGAVKG